One window from the genome of Alkalihalobacillus sp. LMS6 encodes:
- the pstA gene encoding phosphate ABC transporter permease PstA: MNKRWTDRLATSVFTLIALLIVAVLASLISYILVRGIGQLDLNFLTSPPSSFREGGGIGPQLFNSFYILVLTMLFTVPLGLGGGIYMAEYAKPGKVTDFIRTCIEVLASLPSIVVGLFGLLVFVQLTGWSYSILGGALALTVFNLPVMVRVVEDSITSVAREQKEASLALGITHWDTIRTIILPAAFPGILTGVILSAGRVFGEAAALLFTSGVTTPRLDWANFNPFSETSPLNVFRPAETLAVHIWKVNTQGLVPDARDIADGAALVLIIAVLLFNLMARLLGRYVHKKLTSAK, translated from the coding sequence ATGAATAAACGATGGACAGATCGATTAGCGACATCCGTATTTACACTGATTGCGCTTCTCATTGTAGCCGTATTAGCAAGTTTGATTAGTTATATATTGGTACGTGGGATTGGCCAACTGGATTTGAACTTTTTAACAAGTCCGCCGAGCTCGTTTCGTGAAGGTGGAGGAATTGGTCCACAACTATTTAACTCTTTTTACATTCTTGTTCTAACAATGTTATTTACTGTTCCCCTTGGCCTTGGTGGCGGGATTTACATGGCTGAATACGCAAAGCCTGGCAAGGTAACAGATTTTATTCGTACATGTATTGAAGTATTAGCGTCCCTTCCATCCATTGTTGTAGGTCTTTTCGGTTTACTTGTCTTTGTACAATTAACCGGCTGGAGCTATTCAATCTTAGGCGGTGCACTTGCGTTAACAGTCTTTAATTTACCTGTCATGGTGCGTGTCGTTGAGGATTCCATTACAAGCGTTGCCCGTGAACAAAAAGAAGCAAGCTTAGCTCTTGGCATTACGCATTGGGATACGATTCGGACGATTATTTTGCCAGCGGCATTCCCAGGAATTTTGACAGGAGTTATTTTATCAGCAGGACGTGTGTTTGGTGAAGCGGCTGCGTTATTATTTACGTCTGGCGTGACGACACCACGACTTGATTGGGCAAACTTTAATCCATTTTCAGAGACATCACCATTAAACGTGTTTCGACCAGCAGAAACGTTGGCTGTTCACATTTGGAAAGTAAACACTCAAGGGCTTGTTCCGGATGCTAGAGATATTGCGGACGGTGCGGCGCTCGTACTCATTATTGCTGTTCTGTTATTCAATTTAATGGCCCGACTTCTTGGACGCTATGTACACAAAAAATTAACGTCTGCCAAATAG
- a CDS encoding acyl-CoA carboxylase subunit beta, whose product MDNQEEQEYEKRLKIISLGGGIDKQEAQKKRGKLLARERISQLVDANSFSELDRFASGLDGQPSDGVITGIGKINEQDVCIYAQDFTIVGGTLGGMHAQKICSLMDLAYKHRMPIIGLLDSGGARIQEGIEALHGYGEIFKRNVQYSGVIPQLSVMLGPCAGGAAYSPALSDAIFMVRSISQMFITGPKVLQAISGETLSPESLGGADIHATKSGLAHFVADTEQEVFLQVKEFLSFLENQKTPDGSNMATTTGIETCLPKDEREVYNVKEIIACLADQQHLFEWSKGFAKNIVTGFIRLNGKTVGVLANNPLHLAGCIDIDASDKGARFVRFCNCFHIPLLVLEDVSGFIPGKDQEYKGLLRHGAKLIYAFAEASVPKITVVLRKAYGGAFVALNSKGIGADLVVAWPCASIAVMGRQSSRAIVEEKSSIDVEKTDSPYYAAKKGYIDDVILPRDTRSFLIRSFRYLNAKPVEESRKQGNMPM is encoded by the coding sequence ATGGACAATCAAGAAGAACAAGAATACGAGAAACGATTAAAGATCATTTCATTAGGCGGCGGAATTGATAAGCAAGAAGCGCAAAAGAAACGGGGGAAGCTATTAGCACGAGAGCGGATTAGTCAGCTTGTTGATGCGAATAGCTTCTCTGAGTTGGATCGATTTGCATCAGGTTTAGACGGTCAACCAAGCGATGGTGTCATTACTGGTATTGGCAAAATAAATGAGCAAGATGTTTGTATTTATGCACAAGACTTTACAATTGTCGGTGGTACGCTCGGAGGCATGCACGCACAAAAGATTTGCTCATTAATGGATCTAGCATACAAACATCGGATGCCGATTATTGGCTTGCTTGATTCAGGGGGGGCACGTATTCAAGAAGGCATTGAGGCGCTGCACGGTTATGGAGAAATATTTAAACGAAACGTTCAGTACTCAGGCGTAATTCCTCAGCTATCGGTTATGCTTGGACCATGTGCAGGAGGAGCTGCTTACTCTCCAGCATTGAGTGATGCGATCTTTATGGTCCGATCGATCAGCCAAATGTTTATAACAGGACCGAAAGTTCTCCAAGCAATAAGTGGAGAGACGCTATCGCCTGAAAGTCTTGGCGGTGCAGATATACATGCAACCAAAAGCGGACTAGCTCATTTTGTTGCCGATACAGAGCAAGAAGTGTTTTTACAAGTGAAAGAGTTTTTATCTTTTTTAGAAAATCAAAAGACGCCAGATGGGTCTAACATGGCTACAACAACAGGAATCGAAACGTGTTTACCAAAAGATGAGCGTGAAGTATATAATGTGAAAGAAATTATTGCGTGTCTTGCAGACCAACAGCATTTGTTTGAATGGTCAAAAGGATTTGCAAAAAACATCGTGACGGGTTTTATTCGTTTAAATGGAAAGACGGTCGGTGTTTTAGCAAATAATCCGCTTCATTTAGCTGGTTGCATTGATATTGATGCAAGTGATAAAGGTGCACGGTTTGTTCGTTTCTGCAATTGTTTTCACATTCCATTGCTCGTGTTAGAAGATGTTAGTGGATTTATTCCTGGAAAAGATCAAGAATACAAAGGTTTATTGCGCCACGGTGCTAAACTTATTTACGCATTTGCTGAAGCATCTGTACCGAAAATCACCGTCGTACTTAGAAAAGCATACGGAGGTGCGTTTGTCGCATTAAATAGTAAAGGAATAGGTGCAGATCTAGTGGTTGCTTGGCCGTGTGCGTCTATTGCTGTTATGGGGCGGCAAAGTTCAAGAGCGATCGTGGAGGAAAAGTCTAGTATTGATGTAGAAAAGACGGATTCTCCCTATTATGCTGCAAAAAAAGGGTATATTGATGATGTAATTTTGCCAAGGGATACCCGTTCGTTTTTAATTCGTTCGTTTCGCTATTTAAATGCCAAACCTGTTGAGGAATCAAGAAAACAAGGGAATATGCCAATGTAA
- the pstB gene encoding phosphate ABC transporter ATP-binding protein PstB produces the protein MSTLTVRKEEQQTEIVTENTLLKAENINIYYGKNHAVKDLSLAVNRNEILALIGPSGCGKSTFLRSINRMNDLIPSASVTGKMMYEDVNLLSDAVNVVSLRKEIGMVFQKANPFPKSIYDNLTHGLRFHGVPKKEWKGIVEESLTKAALWDEVKDRLHESALDLSGGQQQRLCIARTLALKPEVILLDEPASALDPIATAKVEELMIELKKQYTVVVVTHNMQQASRVSDRTAFFYNGELIETNSTEKLFSNPDHKQTEAYISGRFG, from the coding sequence ATGTCAACTTTAACCGTTCGAAAAGAAGAACAACAGACTGAGATTGTAACGGAAAACACGTTACTAAAAGCAGAAAACATTAACATTTATTATGGAAAGAACCACGCTGTTAAAGACCTTTCTTTAGCAGTCAATCGCAATGAAATTCTTGCGTTAATTGGTCCTTCAGGCTGTGGGAAATCGACATTTTTAAGAAGTATTAACCGGATGAACGACTTGATTCCATCAGCAAGCGTTACAGGGAAAATGATGTATGAAGATGTGAATTTGTTGAGTGACGCGGTTAATGTAGTGTCGCTGCGCAAAGAAATTGGGATGGTGTTTCAAAAAGCAAACCCATTCCCAAAGTCGATTTATGATAATCTGACCCACGGACTCCGTTTTCACGGTGTGCCGAAGAAAGAATGGAAAGGCATCGTGGAAGAGTCGTTAACGAAAGCGGCTTTATGGGATGAAGTGAAAGACCGTTTGCACGAGTCTGCACTTGATCTTTCTGGAGGACAGCAACAGCGCTTATGTATTGCGCGCACGCTCGCATTAAAGCCAGAAGTCATTTTACTAGACGAACCAGCTTCAGCACTAGATCCGATCGCCACTGCAAAAGTAGAAGAATTAATGATCGAGTTAAAGAAACAATATACGGTTGTTGTGGTAACGCATAATATGCAGCAAGCTTCTCGTGTATCGGACCGAACGGCATTCTTTTACAACGGTGAATTAATTGAAACAAACTCTACGGAGAAATTATTTAGTAATCCTGATCATAAGCAAACGGAAGCCTATATTTCTGGTCGATTTGGTTAA
- the phoU gene encoding phosphate signaling complex protein PhoU, producing MLRSMFVQQLEESVTHIQELGERTLVQLDRAIACFETGDTSKVDEIIANDKKINKRELELNEQVFDIIARQQPVASDLRKLIVVMKISGDLERVADLAVDMAKVSRRISAVDDDTISELSSLAKDARAMVAKALVAYKEKDVFAAQQLAKEDDVIDERFGKFIKRLFRQDVNEQNIEETTQLAFIARYVERIADYATNLSEWIIYEANGHHFDLN from the coding sequence ATGTTACGTAGCATGTTTGTGCAACAGCTTGAAGAATCCGTCACGCATATTCAGGAATTAGGAGAGCGAACCCTTGTGCAGCTCGATCGGGCCATTGCTTGCTTTGAGACAGGGGATACGAGTAAAGTAGATGAGATTATAGCGAATGATAAGAAAATTAATAAGCGAGAGCTTGAATTAAATGAGCAAGTTTTTGATATTATTGCGCGTCAACAACCTGTAGCAAGTGATCTTCGTAAGCTAATTGTTGTGATGAAAATAAGCGGCGATTTAGAACGAGTTGCTGATTTAGCGGTTGATATGGCAAAAGTATCGCGACGGATTTCAGCAGTAGACGATGACACAATTAGCGAGCTTTCTTCATTGGCAAAAGATGCGCGGGCTATGGTCGCAAAAGCACTCGTCGCCTATAAAGAGAAAGATGTGTTTGCAGCCCAGCAGCTAGCGAAGGAAGACGACGTAATTGATGAACGGTTTGGAAAGTTTATTAAGCGTTTGTTCAGACAAGATGTGAATGAACAAAATATTGAAGAAACCACGCAACTAGCTTTTATCGCTCGGTATGTGGAGCGGATTGCAGATTATGCGACGAATCTATCAGAGTGGATTATCTATGAAGCGAATGGGCACCATTTTGATTTAAACTAG
- a CDS encoding dimethylarginine dimethylaminohydrolase family protein codes for MKNETVYCQSEFDTLTEVIVCEPTYMTIKEPINETQRKYMKENIDKELASSQHRTLIETMRAEGVNVRMLPPQASFPEQVFMRDSGFTIENVLYVARMESEIRQGEEKELANFLKAIDRPFQPIQEGTIEGGDVIVTEDVIYVGASGRTSSNSLSMLEQNHGSKQFQWVPFDHKYLHLDCVFQPISKHEALVYPEAIDAEAYQLLSERYDCIEVSKEEQFNLSVNVLSIGEKRILALPQNKKTNQALRDRGYTIIEVDFSEIIKSGGSFRCVTLPIHRQP; via the coding sequence ATGAAAAACGAAACCGTTTATTGTCAATCTGAATTTGATACATTAACAGAAGTGATTGTGTGCGAACCAACGTATATGACAATTAAAGAACCGATCAACGAAACGCAACGGAAGTATATGAAAGAGAATATTGATAAAGAATTAGCTTCTTCCCAGCACCGTACGCTTATAGAAACGATGCGGGCTGAAGGCGTTAATGTGCGAATGTTGCCGCCTCAAGCATCCTTTCCTGAACAAGTCTTTATGCGCGATAGCGGATTTACGATTGAAAACGTATTATATGTTGCGCGAATGGAAAGCGAAATTCGACAAGGTGAGGAAAAAGAGCTTGCGAATTTTTTAAAAGCCATAGATCGTCCGTTTCAACCTATTCAAGAAGGGACAATTGAAGGCGGAGATGTCATCGTCACGGAAGATGTTATTTATGTCGGTGCGAGTGGTCGTACATCCTCAAATAGTTTATCCATGTTAGAGCAGAATCATGGTAGTAAACAATTTCAATGGGTGCCGTTTGATCATAAGTACTTGCACTTGGATTGTGTGTTTCAACCAATCTCGAAACATGAAGCACTCGTATATCCGGAAGCCATTGATGCCGAGGCTTATCAACTGCTGTCTGAACGTTACGATTGTATTGAAGTTTCAAAAGAAGAACAATTTAATTTAAGTGTTAATGTACTGTCGATAGGAGAAAAGCGCATTTTAGCGCTGCCGCAAAACAAAAAAACGAACCAAGCGCTACGAGATCGTGGATATACGATTATTGAAGTTGATTTTTCAGAGATTATCAAATCAGGTGGTTCATTTCGATGTGTCACCTTGCCTATTCACAGACAGCCTTAA
- a CDS encoding chemotaxis protein CheA: protein MSQNQYLTMFIEEGHEHLSLINEQLPQLSEEDNQTTTLNDVFRSAHTIKGMAASMNFTVMADVTHQFENILDDLRTGNVSLTDEHMNLFFMIVDFLDSSLESIEENGTELPYGRELEQQLQCMNQNEVGPLEQADIDSYTLRMLEQALEEGIPLKTVHVEVDEQAMLKGVRAYMVVNELSNLGEILHTSPNTEALEEGLFDRSFQVIVATGSEAHAVVSIIEGLSEITSVNVKDFVLEQTESTASVNRKEQKVVEKGEPADARVQKSIRVQLSKLDDLMYMFEELVIEKSRLAQLAKQIEQPDLTVTAEKMNRSISHLQSVMLSIRMMTLDTVFTRFPKMVRKIAKEVDKDIHFVMEGGETEIDKALIDELSDPLLHLLRNSIDHGIEHRDIRKAHHKAEKGTITLRAFYKGSRVVIEIEDDGGGIDRERVLQKALSLDLLTEEDAANRTDEEVFQLLFQSGFSTADTVTDLSGRGVGLDVVKTNLEKIGGTIEVASRPGEGSTFFISLPLTVSIMEALLVRVNNDTFAIPVSAVLETATIKTEDIHYSQHQAMIDVRGLYTPVVSLRTFVGIEVDEQEEWSVVILYQKNKLVALRVDDFVGHSEIVLKSLGSLLKGTTGLLGATILGDGKIAMVLDTSMYFQNEWRMNHE from the coding sequence TTGAGTCAAAACCAGTACTTAACGATGTTTATTGAAGAAGGTCATGAACATCTTTCACTTATAAATGAACAACTGCCTCAACTATCAGAAGAGGACAATCAAACGACTACGCTTAACGATGTCTTTCGGTCGGCGCATACAATTAAAGGTATGGCCGCTTCAATGAATTTCACTGTTATGGCCGATGTTACACACCAATTTGAGAATATACTAGACGATTTAAGAACAGGGAATGTGTCTTTAACGGATGAGCATATGAATCTCTTTTTTATGATTGTCGACTTTCTTGATAGTTCGCTTGAATCGATTGAGGAAAATGGAACCGAACTTCCTTATGGGAGAGAGTTAGAACAACAACTTCAGTGCATGAACCAAAATGAAGTCGGTCCGCTTGAGCAAGCTGATATAGATAGCTATACGTTGCGGATGCTGGAACAAGCGCTTGAAGAGGGGATTCCACTTAAAACGGTTCATGTTGAAGTGGATGAGCAAGCGATGCTAAAAGGCGTTCGTGCATATATGGTGGTGAATGAACTTAGTAATTTAGGAGAAATTTTACATACAAGTCCAAATACTGAAGCTCTTGAAGAAGGCTTGTTTGATCGTAGTTTTCAAGTGATTGTAGCAACAGGGTCAGAGGCTCACGCCGTTGTTTCAATCATAGAAGGGTTAAGCGAGATTACAAGCGTAAACGTGAAAGATTTCGTACTTGAGCAAACCGAGTCAACTGCAAGCGTGAATAGGAAGGAACAAAAGGTTGTTGAAAAAGGAGAGCCAGCAGATGCACGTGTGCAGAAATCCATTCGTGTGCAGCTATCTAAATTAGATGACTTAATGTATATGTTTGAAGAGCTTGTAATTGAAAAAAGTAGGTTAGCGCAATTAGCGAAACAAATTGAACAGCCCGATTTAACGGTGACGGCAGAGAAAATGAATCGGAGCATTAGTCATTTGCAATCTGTGATGCTCTCTATTCGAATGATGACGTTAGATACGGTATTTACTAGATTTCCAAAAATGGTCCGCAAAATTGCAAAAGAAGTCGACAAAGACATTCATTTTGTTATGGAAGGCGGGGAAACTGAAATTGATAAGGCTCTGATTGATGAATTAAGTGATCCTTTGCTCCATTTATTAAGAAATTCGATTGATCATGGCATCGAGCATCGTGACATACGAAAGGCTCATCACAAAGCGGAAAAGGGAACCATCACGCTACGCGCTTTTTATAAAGGTAGCCGGGTTGTGATTGAAATTGAGGATGACGGAGGTGGCATCGACCGGGAACGAGTGTTGCAAAAAGCGTTGTCTCTTGATTTGCTAACCGAAGAGGATGCAGCAAATCGAACCGATGAAGAAGTCTTTCAACTTCTCTTTCAATCTGGGTTTAGTACAGCTGACACAGTAACCGATTTATCAGGTCGAGGAGTTGGTTTAGATGTTGTTAAGACAAATTTAGAAAAGATTGGTGGAACCATTGAAGTCGCTTCTCGACCAGGCGAAGGATCTACCTTTTTCATTTCACTACCATTAACGGTTTCAATCATGGAAGCACTACTTGTCCGTGTTAACAACGACACATTCGCTATTCCGGTCTCTGCTGTACTAGAAACTGCAACAATCAAAACGGAAGACATTCACTATTCGCAACATCAAGCAATGATTGATGTCCGTGGTCTCTATACTCCCGTAGTCTCTTTGCGAACGTTTGTGGGAATAGAGGTGGATGAGCAAGAGGAGTGGTCGGTGGTGATCTTATATCAAAAAAATAAGTTAGTCGCGTTACGTGTAGATGATTTCGTTGGCCACAGTGAAATTGTCTTAAAGTCTCTCGGCTCATTATTAAAAGGAACGACGGGGTTGTTAGGGGCCACCATCCTTGGAGATGGAAAGATTGCAATGGTTTTAGATACCTCCATGTACTTCCAGAATGAGTGGAGGATGAATCATGAGTAA
- the pstB gene encoding phosphate ABC transporter ATP-binding protein PstB — MVATLEETKAVYQVRDFNLWYGQNHALKNISLALNEKEVTAIIGPSGCGKTTFIKTLNLMSKLNPTIKMSGELNYHEQNLLHTSMDLADLRKQVGMVFQKPNPFPKSIYENVAYGPRVHGVRKKKELDEIVETSLKGAFLWDEVKDRLSKNAMGLSGGQQQRLCIARALATKPEVLLMDEPTSALDPLSTTKIEELITSLKGTYTVVIVTHNMQQAARISDKTAFFYMGELIEIDDTRKIFSNPEHKRTEAYISGQFG, encoded by the coding sequence ATGGTGGCAACGTTAGAAGAAACCAAAGCAGTTTATCAAGTAAGAGATTTTAATTTATGGTACGGACAAAATCATGCGTTAAAAAATATTAGTTTAGCGTTAAATGAAAAAGAAGTGACGGCGATTATTGGTCCGTCCGGTTGCGGAAAGACGACGTTTATCAAAACATTAAACTTAATGTCAAAGTTAAATCCAACGATTAAAATGTCGGGAGAATTGAACTATCACGAGCAGAATCTGTTGCATACATCAATGGACTTAGCGGATCTTCGTAAACAGGTCGGAATGGTGTTTCAGAAACCGAACCCGTTTCCAAAGTCAATTTATGAAAATGTCGCCTATGGTCCACGTGTTCATGGTGTTCGTAAGAAAAAAGAATTGGATGAAATTGTTGAAACTAGTTTAAAAGGAGCGTTTCTTTGGGATGAAGTGAAAGATCGACTAAGTAAAAACGCCATGGGCTTATCAGGTGGGCAACAGCAGCGCTTATGTATTGCTCGTGCGCTAGCAACAAAGCCAGAAGTATTATTAATGGATGAGCCAACGAGTGCGCTTGATCCATTATCAACAACAAAAATTGAAGAACTAATTACGTCTTTAAAAGGAACGTATACCGTTGTGATCGTGACACACAACATGCAGCAGGCGGCACGGATTTCTGACAAGACCGCATTTTTCTATATGGGTGAACTGATTGAAATTGACGATACAAGAAAAATATTTTCAAATCCTGAACATAAGCGGACTGAGGCTTATATTTCAGGTCAATTCGGTTAA
- a CDS encoding IDEAL domain-containing protein, which yields MKEPFAIDKNVLKQLHIINSLEVRTDLTVQSLYARAVLTYSSYYFKEQYLRKQIDQSLECRDKETFYILTSELSSHIESHKNGKTISENGYNLFLTFH from the coding sequence ATGAAAGAGCCATTTGCCATTGATAAGAATGTCCTGAAGCAGTTGCACATTATTAACAGTTTAGAAGTTCGTACTGATCTTACTGTTCAATCTCTCTATGCTCGTGCTGTTCTTACGTATTCAAGTTATTACTTTAAAGAACAATATTTAAGAAAGCAAATTGATCAATCGCTTGAATGTCGTGATAAGGAAACATTTTATATTCTTACTTCAGAGCTCTCGTCTCACATCGAAAGTCATAAAAATGGAAAGACCATTTCTGAAAATGGCTATAATTTATTTTTGACTTTTCATTAA
- the asnB gene encoding asparagine synthase (glutamine-hydrolyzing) has protein sequence MCGFIGELLHKHNENNHADDQTWTEALEMIHHRGPDQTGEYKDEFVRLGFKRLSIIDLENGSQPFSYQEGRYQMVFNGEIYNYIELREALQERGVTFRTHSDTEVLIAMYAHEGKNMIKKLRGMFAFAIWDTEERILFCGRDRFGIKPFYYMRDNGRLHFGSEQKSLMPYIDEVQIRTDSLQHYATFQYVPEPHTLTNHVEKLLPGHYLTIDEHLSIDVTSYSDRSFYQHSRNQSLESLVNETKDVLTNSVEKHMRSDVPVGSFLSSGIDSTAIVALAKERHPELLTFTVGFETQGYSEIDLAQDSAEKLGVRNVSKLITPEEFLEELPKIMWHMDEPVADPAAVPLYFVAKEAAKHVKVVLSGEGADELFGGYRIYREPLDLKFFDKIPRSLHPALNRFAQRLPSSVKGRGFLLRGTTPIEKRYVGNAFIFNEEEKKELFHSYDASHPYTDVTRPLYDAVRHYDDSTKMQYVDMHTWLASDILVKADRMTMAHSLELRVPFLDKEVFEFARSLQTDLKLANNTTKFVLREAMKEIVPDSIVSRKKLGFPVPIRVWLKDELYSWAQQTIKTSGADEYFNKSFLLQMLEDHRQGKADYSRKLWTVLCFMMWHDLHLANKSKSEKVSKIVI, from the coding sequence ATGTGTGGTTTTATTGGAGAGCTCTTACACAAACATAACGAAAACAACCACGCTGATGATCAGACGTGGACGGAAGCTTTAGAGATGATCCACCATCGTGGACCTGACCAAACAGGCGAATATAAAGACGAGTTTGTTCGACTAGGCTTTAAACGCTTAAGCATCATTGACTTAGAAAACGGCTCACAGCCTTTTTCTTATCAAGAAGGTCGCTATCAAATGGTGTTTAATGGCGAGATCTACAACTATATTGAACTTCGAGAAGCATTACAAGAGCGAGGGGTAACGTTCCGCACGCACTCGGATACCGAAGTACTCATTGCGATGTATGCGCATGAAGGCAAAAACATGATCAAAAAACTGCGCGGGATGTTTGCCTTTGCAATCTGGGATACTGAAGAAAGAATCCTTTTCTGTGGTCGCGACCGTTTCGGTATTAAACCGTTTTATTACATGAGAGACAATGGCCGTCTTCATTTTGGTTCAGAGCAAAAATCTCTTATGCCTTACATTGATGAAGTGCAAATACGTACAGATTCGTTACAGCATTATGCAACGTTTCAATATGTACCAGAACCACATACATTAACAAATCATGTAGAAAAACTATTACCGGGTCACTACTTAACCATTGATGAGCATTTATCAATCGACGTTACAAGCTACAGCGATCGCTCGTTCTACCAGCACTCTCGCAATCAATCGCTTGAGTCGTTAGTAAACGAAACGAAAGACGTGTTAACAAATTCCGTAGAGAAACATATGCGTTCAGATGTTCCTGTTGGTTCATTCTTATCAAGTGGCATTGATTCTACCGCAATTGTCGCGCTTGCCAAAGAACGACACCCAGAACTATTAACTTTTACAGTCGGCTTTGAAACACAAGGCTATAGCGAGATTGATTTAGCTCAAGACTCCGCAGAAAAATTAGGCGTCCGGAATGTTTCAAAATTAATTACGCCAGAGGAATTTTTAGAGGAACTCCCTAAAATTATGTGGCATATGGACGAGCCTGTTGCCGATCCAGCAGCTGTTCCCCTCTATTTTGTTGCAAAGGAAGCAGCGAAGCACGTAAAAGTTGTTTTATCCGGAGAAGGTGCTGATGAATTATTTGGTGGTTATCGGATTTACCGCGAGCCGTTAGATTTAAAATTCTTTGATAAAATACCAAGAAGCTTGCACCCAGCTTTAAACCGATTTGCGCAACGTTTACCTTCGTCTGTTAAAGGGCGTGGATTTTTATTAAGAGGAACAACACCTATTGAAAAACGTTATGTCGGGAACGCGTTTATTTTCAATGAAGAGGAAAAGAAAGAGCTGTTTCATTCATATGATGCGTCCCATCCATATACGGATGTGACACGTCCACTTTATGATGCGGTCCGTCACTATGACGATTCCACAAAGATGCAGTATGTGGACATGCATACGTGGCTTGCTAGTGATATTCTTGTTAAAGCGGATCGTATGACAATGGCCCACTCGCTTGAATTACGCGTGCCATTTCTTGATAAAGAAGTCTTTGAATTTGCCCGCTCATTGCAAACAGATTTAAAATTAGCAAACAATACAACAAAGTTTGTTCTAAGAGAAGCGATGAAAGAGATCGTACCAGACTCCATTGTTTCCCGTAAAAAACTCGGTTTCCCTGTACCGATCCGCGTATGGCTTAAAGACGAGCTGTACAGCTGGGCACAACAAACGATTAAAACGAGCGGTGCGGATGAATATTTCAATAAATCCTTCTTACTGCAAATGTTAGAAGATCACCGCCAAGGAAAAGCAGACTACAGTCGAAAATTATGGACCGTTCTTTGCTTCATGATGTGGCATGATCTTCATCTTGCTAACAAAAGCAAAAGCGAGAAAGTAAGCAAAATTGTCATATAA
- a CDS encoding chemotaxis protein CheW, with amino-acid sequence MSNPLEKLLLFTVGEQDYGMHLQNLLSIEPVNGIASVPNTAKVIEGVVLVRGELIAVVDMNQILNGTKATITRHSRLLICTSQEKDVALLVDQASDILRVEAEAFQDTNDVQSKTPFIHQFVQAETGLASMIDLHELLTYIETNKAVV; translated from the coding sequence ATGAGTAATCCATTAGAAAAATTGCTCCTTTTCACAGTAGGCGAGCAAGACTATGGCATGCATTTGCAAAATCTCCTTTCAATCGAACCTGTTAACGGGATTGCTTCTGTTCCAAATACGGCGAAAGTCATAGAAGGGGTTGTCCTCGTTCGTGGAGAGCTGATTGCTGTCGTAGATATGAATCAAATTTTAAACGGCACAAAAGCAACGATTACAAGGCATTCCCGGTTATTAATTTGTACCTCGCAAGAGAAAGACGTTGCGCTACTCGTTGATCAGGCGAGCGACATTTTACGTGTCGAGGCTGAGGCATTTCAAGACACAAATGATGTTCAGTCTAAAACACCATTTATTCATCAGTTTGTACAAGCGGAGACTGGTCTCGCGTCAATGATTGATCTTCACGAGCTGCTGACGTACATTGAAACCAATAAAGCTGTAGTGTAA